The following nucleotide sequence is from Candidatus Eremiobacteraceae bacterium.
AAGAAGAACTGCGCCGGCGCATCGACAAGCGGCGCGCCACGCAGCCCATCGAGATGCCGAACTCGGGCAGCATCTTCCGCAATCCGCCGGGCGACCACGCGGCGCGGCTCATCGAAGCGTCGGGTTGCAAAGGAATGCGCCACGGGGGCGCACAGGTCTCGCAAAAACACGCCAATTTCATCGTCAACTCGGGCGGCGCGACGTGTGCCGACGTGCTTGCGCTCATCGAAGAAGTGCGACAAAGAGTTTTCGAGCAGCAGGCGGTGTCGCTCGAATTGGAAGTCCATGTGCTGTGAATCGCCGTGAGTAATTCCACGATCGCCGTGCTGATGGGCGGGCGCTCCGCGGAGCGTGAGATCAGCCTGCAGACCGGTGCCGGGGTTTTGACGACGCTCGAACGGCTCGGATACGCCGCGTTTGCGACGGATTACGACGACCAGCTCGTCGAGAACTTGCGC
It contains:
- the murB gene encoding UDP-N-acetylmuramate dehydrogenase (catalyzes the reduction of UDP-N-acetylglucosamine enolpyruvate to form UDP-N-acetylmuramate in peptidoglycan biosynthesis), with product EELRRRIDKRRATQPIEMPNSGSIFRNPPGDHAARLIEASGCKGMRHGGAQVSQKHANFIVNSGGATCADVLALIEEVRQRVFEQQAVSLELEVHVL